Proteins from one Sarcophilus harrisii chromosome 2, mSarHar1.11, whole genome shotgun sequence genomic window:
- the ANKRD22 gene encoding ankyrin repeat domain-containing protein 22, producing the protein MGILYSEPICQAAYQNDFAEVWRWVREDNSYVNIQDSFNGDTPLICACRRGHLKIVAFLLRRNANVNAKNKKERTSLHYAVRKRFTFLDYLLIILLMPVLLIGYFLMISKTKQNENLVRMLLRAGADVNATDYVGCTALHYACEMKNQSIVPLLLDAHADPTIKNKHGESALDIVQRLKFSQIETMLRKAS; encoded by the exons ATGGGCATCCTGTATTCCGAG CCCATCTGCCAAGCAGCTTATCAGAATGACTTTGCTGAAGTCTGGAGGTGGGTGAGAGAAGATAACAGCTATGTGAACATTCAAGACAGCTTCAACGGGGACACCCCTCTGATCTGCGCTTGCCGACGGGGACACCTGAAGATCGTTGCGTTCCTTTTACGAAGAAATGCCAACGTGAATGCCAAAAATAAG aaagagagaacaagcCTCCATTATGCAGTGAGGAAAAGGTTCACCTTCCTTGACTATCTGCTCATCATTCTCTTGATGCCCGTGCTTCTGATTGGCTATTTCCTGATG ATATCAAAGACAAAACAGAACGAGAATCTCGTCAGGATGTTACTCCGGGCCGGCGCGGATGTTAATGCCACAGACTAT GTTGGCTGCACAGCTCTTCACTATGCGTGTGAAATGAAAAACCAAAGCATCGTCCCCTTGCTTCTGGATGCCCATGCAGACCCCACCATAAAGAACAAG cACGGCGAGAGTGCTTTGGACATTGTGCAGAGATTAAAGTTTTCTCAGATTGAAACCATGTTACGGAAAGCATCCTAA